The following DNA comes from Synechococcus sp. CC9616.
AGGATGGCGAAACCACCTCGCTCACATCAAAGCAACAGGAGCTGATCAAGCTGCTCAAAACCCATCAAGGTGGCCTCTGGCAGGGAGATCTGGCGGCCTCTGGCTTCAGTGGGGACACGATTCGACGGCTGGAGGTGAATGGCTGGCTGAGTCGCGAGAAACGCCGTCGGCAGGTGGTTGACAACACCCTGGCCATGGAAAGAGAAGGCCCCCAACAGCTCACCGATGAACAACGGCAGGCCGTTGAGGCCTATGGCAGCCTCAAACCCGGTGAAGGTCTCCTGCTCTGGGGCATCACCGGCTCCGGCAAAACGGAGGTGTATTTGCAGCTGGCTGCGGCTGAATTGCAGGCCGGCCGGCATGTGCTGCTGCTCACGCCGGAAATTGGTCTGATTCCCCAGCTGGTGGATCGTTGCCGGCGTCGCTTCGGCCAGCAGGTGCTCGAGTACCACAGCGGTTGTCGAGATCGGGAACGTCTGCAGGTTTGGCGCCGATGTCTCGCAGCAGATCAGCCCTTGCTGGTGGTGGGCACCCGCTCGGCGGTGTTCGCCCCTTTGAAGTCGATCGGATTGATCGTCCTCGATGAGGAGCACGACAGGTCGTACAAGCAGGAGTCTCCAATGCCCTGCTATCACGCCCGAGATCTTGCCATTGATCGCGTTCGCCGCTGCGGAGGCCGGTTGCTGCTTGGCAGTGCCACTCCCTCTCTGGAGACCTGGAGTCAGCTCAACCCTGATGGACCGATCCGGCTGGCCCGGCTGCGACGACGCATCTCCGAGCAGTTGCTCCCTCCAGTGCACGTGGTGGATATGCGTCAGGAACTGTCAGACGGCCATCGCCGTGTGATCAGCCGACCGCTGATGGATCGGCTGGCCGCTTTGCCCGAGCAGGGTGAACAGGCTGTGATCCTGGTGCCCAGACGGGGATACAGCCCTTTTCTGGGCTGCCGAAGCTGCGGCGAGGTCGTTCAGTGCCCGCACTGTGACGTGGCCTTGACCGTGCACCGTGGAACAGCTGGACGACAGTGGCTGCGCTGCCATTGGTGTGACCATCGCGCCGAGGTCGGGACGCGGTGCAGCCACTGCGGATCCACCGCCTTCAAGCCATTCGGGGCTGGAACGCAGCGGGTGTTGGAGCTCCTGGCCGAGGAGCTTGCTGATCTGCGCCTGCTGAGATTCGACCGTGATTCCACAGGGGGGCGTGACGGGCACAGGCGCCTGCTGGAGCGTTTTGCGGCTGGAGAGGCCGACGTTTTGATCGGTACGCAGATGCTGGCCAAGGGCATGGATTTGCCAAGGGTCACCCTGGCGGCGGTGCTGGCGGCTGACGGCCTGCTGCATCGACCGGATCTCCGCGCTGAAGAGCAAGCTCTCCAGTTGCTGATGCAGCTGGCTGGTCGTGCCGGGCGAGGCGAGCGGCCTGGCCAGGTGTTGGTGCAGACCTATTCGCCGGATCATCCGGTGATCCGTCATCTGGTTGATGGCCGCTACGAGGATTTTCTGGCTGCGGAGACTCAGGTGCGCCGCCAAGCCGGCTTGGTGCCATTCAGCAGGGCCTGCCT
Coding sequences within:
- the priA gene encoding primosomal protein N'; translation: MRVEVWLEAGREGQTFTYVADEDLAPVPGDLVRVRLRGRPMHGLVVEQRSEPEQPSAPSASLQPIEAVVQRATVDPDWHAWIEAAAQRCYLSSFRMLKAALPAGWLGQAKTASISSGRLQCWVQLRSQDGETTSLTSKQQELIKLLKTHQGGLWQGDLAASGFSGDTIRRLEVNGWLSREKRRRQVVDNTLAMEREGPQQLTDEQRQAVEAYGSLKPGEGLLLWGITGSGKTEVYLQLAAAELQAGRHVLLLTPEIGLIPQLVDRCRRRFGQQVLEYHSGCRDRERLQVWRRCLAADQPLLVVGTRSAVFAPLKSIGLIVLDEEHDRSYKQESPMPCYHARDLAIDRVRRCGGRLLLGSATPSLETWSQLNPDGPIRLARLRRRISEQLLPPVHVVDMRQELSDGHRRVISRPLMDRLAALPEQGEQAVILVPRRGYSPFLGCRSCGEVVQCPHCDVALTVHRGTAGRQWLRCHWCDHRAEVGTRCSHCGSTAFKPFGAGTQRVLELLAEELADLRLLRFDRDSTGGRDGHRRLLERFAAGEADVLIGTQMLAKGMDLPRVTLAAVLAADGLLHRPDLRAEEQALQLLMQLAGRAGRGERPGQVLVQTYSPDHPVIRHLVDGRYEDFLAAETQVRRQAGLVPFSRACLLRLSGESATATATAASVLAERIRPLCQQQKWWLVGPAPAPVARVAGRSRWQLLLHGPAESALPLPAGQQLWDSLPRGVALSVDPDPLEL